In Polynucleobacter sp. MWH-S4W17, a genomic segment contains:
- the zapE gene encoding cell division protein ZapE — MKTIEFYQQELKTRGYQSDPAQLRAVERLQECEDQWIAYKEIRSNTLKKKIFKPTLPRGIYLWGGVGRGKSFLMDCFYAASPLEKKIRIHFHEFMREVHRELHELSGLSDPLDELAKRISNRYRLICFDEFHINDIADAMILYRLLSALFVDRVQFVMTSNYRPDQLYPNGLHRDRLIPAIKLLEEKLDVLNVDAGNDYRRVQMAQVEAYLTPVNAETQATLGQMFQTLIGNQKEARNPVLNIESRELRPLHMADGVVWFDFKTLCCGPRSQNDYLEIANQFHTVILSGVPYMPPRMTNEARRFIWLIDVLYDHKIKLIMSAEVPAPDLYTEGQITAEFSRTVSRLIEMQSRDYLDAPRRVIDTSLT, encoded by the coding sequence TTGAAAACCATTGAGTTTTACCAACAAGAGTTAAAGACGCGCGGGTATCAGAGTGATCCCGCGCAGCTTCGCGCTGTAGAGCGTCTTCAGGAATGTGAAGATCAATGGATTGCTTATAAAGAAATCCGTAGCAATACCTTAAAGAAAAAGATATTTAAACCAACGCTCCCTCGTGGCATTTACTTATGGGGCGGGGTAGGTCGTGGCAAATCTTTCTTAATGGATTGCTTTTATGCAGCCTCACCATTAGAAAAGAAAATCCGCATTCATTTCCATGAGTTCATGCGTGAAGTCCATCGCGAACTCCATGAGTTATCGGGTTTATCAGATCCGCTGGACGAGCTGGCTAAGCGTATTTCAAATCGCTATCGTCTTATTTGCTTTGATGAGTTTCACATCAACGACATCGCTGATGCGATGATTCTCTATCGCTTACTAAGCGCACTCTTTGTCGATCGCGTGCAGTTTGTGATGACATCAAACTATCGTCCAGATCAGCTTTATCCGAATGGTTTACATCGAGATCGATTGATTCCTGCTATTAAGCTGTTGGAAGAAAAGCTAGATGTCTTGAATGTAGATGCAGGTAATGATTACCGTCGGGTTCAAATGGCGCAGGTCGAGGCTTATCTCACTCCGGTCAATGCAGAAACACAAGCAACGCTCGGTCAAATGTTTCAAACCTTAATTGGCAATCAAAAAGAGGCGCGTAATCCAGTCCTCAATATTGAGTCCCGTGAGTTACGACCGCTTCACATGGCGGACGGTGTAGTTTGGTTCGACTTTAAAACTTTGTGCTGTGGCCCACGCTCACAAAACGATTATCTAGAGATTGCTAACCAGTTTCATACTGTGATTTTGTCTGGGGTGCCCTATATGCCCCCAAGAATGACAAATGAAGCCCGCCGCTTTATTTGGCTAATCGACGTCTTGTATGACCACAAGATTAAGTTAATCATGTCTGCTGAGGTCCCGGCCCCAGATTTATACACTGAGGGCCAAATTACGGCTGAATTCTCTCGAACCGTGTCCCGTTTGATTGAGATGCAGTCTCGTGACTACCTAGATGCACCGCGCCGGGTAATTGATACCAGCTTGACCTAA
- a CDS encoding 3',5'-nucleoside bisphosphate phosphatase — protein MSSFSPINADLHCHSVISDGTLTPEQLAERAKANGVHLWALTDHDELGGQKRAREAASALKIDYLAGVEISVTWMGETIHIVGLGIDAEHAGIIEGLRRTRDGRGNRAKLMAEQLLKAGIPGAYEGALHFAGNHDLISRTHFARFLVEQGVCRNTEHVFKNYLIEGKPGYIPHQWATLDHAVSWIKSAGGVAVIAHPGRYSRLNAMQMDELYKHFKDIGGLAIEVITGSHSPDQYKTFAKIAQQYGFLASRGSDFHDPSESHIDLGNLPHLPDHLTPVWSAFH, from the coding sequence ATGAGCAGCTTTTCACCAATAAACGCCGACTTGCATTGCCATTCAGTGATTTCTGATGGCACATTGACGCCTGAACAGTTAGCAGAGCGTGCAAAAGCCAATGGAGTGCATTTGTGGGCACTAACCGATCATGATGAATTGGGCGGTCAGAAACGTGCGCGAGAGGCTGCTAGTGCACTAAAGATCGACTACCTTGCTGGCGTAGAAATTTCCGTCACTTGGATGGGTGAGACGATTCATATTGTTGGCCTTGGAATTGATGCTGAGCATGCTGGCATCATCGAAGGACTTCGCCGCACACGTGATGGCCGAGGTAATCGCGCCAAACTCATGGCCGAACAATTACTCAAAGCAGGTATACCTGGGGCTTATGAAGGCGCACTGCATTTCGCAGGTAATCATGACTTGATTTCAAGAACACACTTTGCGCGTTTCTTAGTAGAGCAGGGTGTATGCCGCAATACCGAACATGTATTTAAAAATTATTTAATTGAAGGTAAGCCGGGATATATACCTCATCAGTGGGCTACTCTAGATCACGCTGTTAGCTGGATTAAATCAGCAGGTGGTGTAGCGGTGATTGCCCATCCTGGACGCTACAGTAGACTCAATGCCATGCAAATGGACGAGCTCTATAAACACTTTAAGGATATTGGTGGCCTAGCGATAGAGGTAATTACTGGTAGCCATAGTCCGGACCAGTACAAAACCTTTGCAAAAATTGCACAGCAATATGGCTTTTTAGCCTCGCGTGGCTCCGATTTTCATGATCCAAGCGAGAGTCATATTGATTTAGGAAATTTGCCACACTTACCAGACCATCTGACTCCAGTATGGTCTGCCTTTCATTAA